In Telopea speciosissima isolate NSW1024214 ecotype Mountain lineage chromosome 10, Tspe_v1, whole genome shotgun sequence, the DNA window aaaataaaaaataaaaaacctggAAATAAAGTGCAGAAATTAAGCAGAAAGAAGAAGGCATACAGAGGGGTTCCTCTGGTTGGAGGAGGGTTggccatctcttctcttctcttctcttcttcaaaacTGCTAAAGAAGGTATAGAGAACCTGTaattaaaaggacaaaaatgagagagagagatgtatgGATATGTCGGCACTCCTCTTATATTTCTGTGATGGTGTTAGGATTCTTATCACTATCTTTAAACGGTGAAGTAAATTGAGAAAGAGTAGTAGTTGATTATTAATAGGGCCTGCGTGGGaggaagagagggagggaggccTCATGAAGACTTAATTGGGGTACGGTGGGGAGTGTGGGGCCGGGGGTAGACCGGCAGAGACGTCATAGGAGAGGGTCTGTAGCGGACACGTACGTGTTTAGTGACGTATATGTGATGACGTAACTAGATTGAGTACATTTCACCCAACCCTACTCTACCCTACTTGGAGTTGCGTTGTTAATTACTCCTGGCAGGTTCATGTATTTAATTATTTCTATATATGTTTCCCTTTCTTTCATTGTGTTTGTGTCTGTTATCCATTAAACACTTTATAACCCTTCttctgtctttcttttcttttctttttttatttttatttttcttttttcttttttttatttttttattttttatttgttaaacCATATAGTAGTGCGGTTGAAGGAATCTTTTACTTAGAGTGGTTAATTTGTAGATACTAGACATGGAATCTTAAGCTTAACTCAAAAATGTAAATGAACTTAATTTGATCCATGGTTTTAAAATCGGACCGATCCGAATGGTGTGGTTGAACCATATATGGTTTCACTTTTCTGATTTCTAACTCTCAAAACGTTCCCAACTTAATTTTTGAGGTCATCTTTATTCTCATTACAGACTTGCTGGTGTTTGGAAGGTATACACGTGACTGAATGGGatgaaattaattaataattaaatgtGTCAAACaagattaaaattttcaatgatccaatggttggtcgATCTAGTTCAggaatctctctccctctctgtctctctctttagCATTTCATTCACTATCACTTTTATCAACAGGTATCTAGTgtagttggtgagccgtggtgcacTTTATACCCATGCTCACCAAAAAGTCTCGAGTTAACAATTCTCTTTtggaaattaaaacataaaaacactAATTGATCGTGTGGTTTGCGTGGTTTATGTGCAAATTAATGCCTTTTTGCACCATAAGACCTTTATAACATGTATACTTAATCTGAATTAATAATTAAGgattaaaatttataaaagttAAGATGAGAATTAATGACTGAAACAGGATTGGAATCAATGGTATGAGACAGTGTGCACGGCAGGCAGGCAGGCAGGCATAATTTAACTCAACTCCAAGAACTAGAGAGACAGACAGAAATGAGACACGGCCCTTTTCATGAGATcgataaataaaatttttcacTTCAGGTTTTCTCTTCCGTGACCCTTTACTGTCAGCACATATACAGCCGGCCCTTGACTCATATTCACTCACTCAGACACTTTAAAGACACACCTCTTCTCTTTTATTGAGACCATATATTAACCTTATCTTCCTTAATCATTTCCTTGACTTTCCTTATGTATTTGATGTTTATGAGACCTTTTTATATATAACCCCCCATTAAATATGAAGCCCTGATCTTCTTGGATTCTCCAACACAATTTTCTTACATTATGGGTTGGTAGTTGGGTTCCATGTAGGAActatagagagaaagagagaggggggttGTATCTGTCTACAGCAAAAGCAGAAAGCTTAAAggagaaagaatgaaaaagaaggaagCCAACGTCCATGTCCTTGTAAGGTTGAAATGATATGAACTATGAGGAATTAAAGATATCTCCAACAGTCTGATCAGTTATCCATTTTACTTTATTGaatcactcttttttttttttaataaaaatttgataAAATCACTCACATGCACgtacagagagaaagagagagagaaagatagatgGGAAGACCAATTGACAgtgccaaaaacccaaaacccaatagGGGCAAATGAAATATCAGAGAAATGGTAGATCAACATGTGGCACAAAGTGGTAcaatcattgaagaagaattgTTCAAGTGGatctttttattcttaaaagatTTTTAAGATAGAttataaaagaatttttaaaaataatttaaaagtgacatatcattatatcattatcaaaaagtAAGCATATATATGTCCCATGATATTATTATCCTCgatcattgaaaaaaaaaaatttgtgtcatacgaaaaaaaaaaaaaagaatacaaaaataaggttacatgttatttgacaccttaagagCTAGCTGAGGcattaataagaaaatcccttccTTAAAAAGAcattttaagaataaaacaagccaaaatcaaaagaaggttgcATGTTCTAAATTAATACACTAATAGATTAGAGGTACCATGCAGACCATCACAGTTTTAAATATTGGTATCATATCAATTATCAGTGTATCAGTATCGGCCAGACCCAATATTGATATTGAACCGATACAATCGGTCAATATATatgactaaaaaaaaaaagggtagtttttttttttttttttttgatatcgAATCAGTCGAATACAGAGGATCCTACACCAGTATTGGTACCAACTGTACTACCCgatattttgtttttatattttaatgattcagATTTCAGTGAGACAGTCAGACCCTTTTTTTGTAATTACAAAGAATAGGGGTGGGTGTCTGTCTAGTTTTGGGATATCTTCCCTACTTGCACCTTAACAACTCTGCATGTCTGTGGATTGAAGATTTTGGTCCAAATGTCCAATTAAGAAGCTATTGTTTTTTGCTTCCACACATTAATTAATGGTGTTAAAATCTTATTAAAGATTCATGTGAAGAGTACATAGAATGTGGATCAGTACCTCATTGTTGTGCAACCTAAAATTAGCTGTGCTGATGATGATAGTATTATGTATATcacttaagagagagagagagagagaggttagcTAGCTGTTAGTGAGTAACAGCTGGATATGATTTACCTGCTCACTTCAGTAAGACAGTAATTAATAAgggtttgttttttgtttcaaaaactCATTACtcatttatctttcttttttttttttttttgggtttttcggGGCAGATATGAATTTAAATCCTCCTACAGTTCTAGCTACGTCATTGTGTGTATAAGCAAAatctatcttttcctttttgtttggtCTTATCCATTGGAAGTAATAAATAGGCTGTATCCAGCTGTTAAGATCGAACAGCTAAACCTCAGAAACTTTATACAAATTAATTAACATTATACAACATCATTAAAACTACTAAGAATTGAAATCAGTGAAATAAGGATTCAAATTTTCCCCCCATCTCATCTCATGGCCATCATGACCCTAGCTCGGTGAAGGAATATGATGATCGATCGTATAATATTGTATGTACAAGTCTTCAAATAAAGTCATGATAAGCTAACAGAGCACGGATGAATGAAACAATCAGATCAGACCAAATTTCACATGTATGATCTCCatcatatttatatatatatatctatgtttACCATTGCTGCTAATTAGCCTTTGGCAATGACTGTAACCCAGATCGAGTTCTAACCATCTCCTCATCGATCAACTACAGTAATCATTCCAACACCAAAACGTacagctatatatatatatgatcgaTCAAAATCCAGATGTGAACATCCATCATCTCATTATGTCATGCTAGCTTCTACACACTAACTAAAGAGGTACAACTTATAGATCGCGTGATGATTTCCAGGTTAATTTTACAAGGATATGGAAAGTGGGTTTCTATCAACCACCCTATCAAAATATATGATCATTAATTTGTGATCTCATGCAACTACCACAGCTACATCTAACCAACaaaagctctctctctccctctatatatatatatatatatatatatatatatatatatatatatatatataatgtattaCTTTTGCAAAAATTCTctgttcaaagttcaaactgattgaagaattgaagaagcttgaaacAATTAGAAAACATGTCATCAGTTATTATACCAACCAaacttattttcatttaaactgTACAGCGCGCTGGGGATCCATTGCTAATCACTGAAGGAGGAGCAGCACTTGGTACCTCAACAGCTACCTGCAGAGGCTCCAGAGAATCCACTATATCTCTCATCAATGGCCTTGCCTTTGGGTTTCGGTTCAGACAGTGATAAACAAGCATGGCTGCCTTGTGGACGCCTTTGGCTGGGTAATCTCCTTCTAATCTTGGGTCGACGATGTTCaccactttcttcttctctctcagcAGTGGGAGGGCCCAATCAGCTAGGTTTTGCTCTCTAGCCGGTCTGAACTTTTCTAAGGATTTTCTGCCGGTGAGAAGCTCTAGAAGAACAATGCCAAAGCTGTAGACATCACTTCTAGGTGTCAGGTGTCCTGCATACCAgcacaggaaaaaaaattttatttttgagtagGCTATTTTGAATTAGCTTTTCCCCCCCTCTGGgctcttgagagagagagagagagagagagagaactcttCCAGTAAATTTTGAATGAAAGATCACACAATTGAGAAAAAAGGATCTAATGGCTCCAGCTTGTCCAAATTTTCTTTGGAAACAAAAATATTCACCTGTCATTATATACTCTGGAGCTGCATATCCATATGTCCCCATAATGCGTGTAGACACATGAGTTTTGTCACCCACTGGTCCATCTTTTGCAAGGCCAAAGTCCGAAAGCTTGGCATTGTAGTCCTGAATTTAAAGCAtatacaaaaccaaaaccaaaaccaaaaaaaatgtgAGGAAGATTTATTGGCAAAAGATCGAAGAAAAACAAGAGCATAACTTTCACCAACCATAGTGGACGGATTTCCAAGTTCCTATCACATTTTTGCAAGTTTTTGGATTTCAAGtaagtttttttattctttttaaatttattaaaagttttggtttttttattgggGTCTGAAGAATTTTCAAGTAGTTAGTTTAGGGTGCTGAAATCagttctctttttatttttccagatTTATTATAAAgaaacttgatttcttttccCTGTTTTGGATGGTTAAGCAGGAGTCAGATGCATTAAATCATGGTTGTATTGTATAATTTCTCCAATCCTTTAAATGGTGTACTTAAGATCTGTATTTGATAACTTAGGcaagttcttcactttttttttaatgctaaATTCATTTCTTTCAAGGTTTTTCTGGGTGGGTGAGCTGGGATCTAACTCATGAGTCATGCCATAATGATCAGAAAACCAGTCACATGAGCAGGAGGCTTGAGTAGCCATTCTATAATTGATAATAGTCTCTAGCCAATGATACAGTCGAATTGCATTGGTGATATCCTAGAACATTTGACCTGGTTTTTGAAATGCTACATGTGTAGGACCTCCGCTACTGTAGTACTTGATTTATCATTCATTTCTTGCACCAAAAACAGGAAGAACATTACGAACCAGGTCCAGCAAAATATTAGACGTCTTGAAATCACGATAAATAACTGGTTTCTCAGCTTCATGGAGAAATGCAAGTCCTTTTGCAGCACCAAATGCAATCTTCATTCTGATAGACCAAGGTAGAGGAAGTAATACTCCTGCACAACCAGGAAACATATAAATCAAGCCAAAAATTGAAAGATTTGAAGGTATATAAGGCTGTCAGAACcttcaaaaataaaagacatTTGGACATTGAAACATAAAAGGAATGCTTGTTATAATGAGGCTTGAGAACATGTCattggatgataaaaacaaaaactatcaAAATGCGCCTCAGATTTCTTGAGACACCACTTGGTTAGAATTGAAGTAAAATAAGATGAAAGAAGTTAGTTGATCGCACTTCACTTATAACCAAACAGACACTTAAGTTGTCAATAGACCAACCTTTCATTGTGACTTACaaggggcactgttctctgtgccgcagcgcaggctgcgcccaggcacatgggggtggatgcaatgaccaccctgcccccctacacaggctgcccatgtgcctgggtgcagcctgcgctgcggcacagagaacattctcccgaCTTATAATTAACATAGTTGAAAAGAATACTGTAACCATCAGAAGTCtacaattaaaatttttaacaGAACAGGGTTGTGATTATATAATAGGTTAGGGTCAAAAAAAGGGTGTAAGGATTTGAGAAGAATTACTTGAAAAGAGATTGTTTTCCACACTACCCTGAGGCATATACTCATAAATCAGTACCCTATGGTCATCTTCACAGCAGTATCCGATAAGTGTCACCAAATTTGGATGAGAAAGTTGtccaagaaatataacttctgccTACAGAACCACCAAGCTAAGTATTAATTAAGACTGATGAATAGAAGGATAACTCAAAAGACTGCAGAGAAGATTTCTATAGAAAAATAAGCAAAGGAAGGTGAAATAAGTACCAGCCATTCTCTGTGGCCCTGGTAACTGTTATCCCCATCATGAACCTTGACAGCAACCTGAAGGGGCTGAAGCCCCTCCCGTAAATCCTCAGTAATAAATCCTTTATAAACACTTCCGAAACCTCCTCCACCCAATACATAATCCTGCCTGAAATTATCAGTAATTATTCTTAgctcattaaaagaaaaagcgATTAGAGGATTTGTCGCTGAATTCCGACGAATGTACTCTACTTCTTCAGGATTTGAAGGCAGCTTGCTATCTTCCTTCCTTTCAATGGCAGATGGGCTTTGGTTTTTTGGGGAATCTAGAACAACAGAAAATATGAATGCATAAATGAATTAGAGAAGACAGAGATGTAAAGCCCAAAAATCACTTTCCAAACTTTTTTTGATGcagtaaaagagaaaaatccCATATGTTTATTACTCTTCTGTTTATCGACAAGCATCAATATGGAAAATTATTGGACTATGAGAGGAAATAAACTAGAACACTAAATACAGAGAACTCTCCTTCCTATGCATAACTTCTGAAAATTGGGCAGATGGGGAAGGGGTGGGGATGATTGAGAAAGAAAACTTTTtgcttattttattattcttcttTCATTCTCTTCCCATTTCCCAAATGTTTAAATCAGCAAAGGAGTGCATTAGAACCTATAATTCTAGATTCTAAAACCTACTCGGCCTATGAGATCCACTTTCAGAAACTAACTTGAAATAGAAAAACACAGAAAAGGAAAACCGAGAATGAACCCAAGTATCCACTTTTGAAACCTCAGATATACTTTCAAAGAAAACCTTATCTAAAATTTTATAAACTACCTAAAACCAAATAGAGGAAAGTAAGAAAGTGAATTCAAATCATGAACTCAAAATCCATAAAaagtaagggggggggggggggagaaaaagaGATATCAAACCAATGTTCCCATTCTTTTGCAGCTAATTTTAGTCTAAGAAAGAATAGACACTCAAACATTAGAAGATACTTGCAGAAAACATAACAAACGGTTTCCACTAAAACCCAGTTGCAGAAAACATAACAAACTATAAACAAGAAACGGGCAGCATAACGCACCTGACTTTGCATTAGAAGATACCCTGTAAATCGACGGTTTCCACCTAAACCAGCAGTTCCCCATCAAATAAAAGTCAGAGCTAGAAAGCAACACCCGCACGTCACAAGAAAGCCATTACCGCACAAAGTTTCAAGTTCATTAAGTCTTCATAGATATGAATTTAACCCAGTCACAACacataaaagaaggaaaaggaaaaaaaatttattttcatatgAATTGGATTCTTGAGATAGAGCGAATAAACGATTATGTAACCTTTGCCAGTGTTGTTGTTGATCAAGGATTCAATTTTATACAATTTCAATTCTTAAGAAAGATAAATTAAAcccagaaagaagaaaaagtgagCAACTCTGTTGGTGTGAATGGGATTGTTTCATagttgagaaagagagaagttttttttttttcaaaagagtATCATTTGGGAATTGCAAGGTGTGCAGTGGGAATGTGAGGGGATGAAACTTTCTCGGTAACAATGATGCGTTCGTGTTAAGGTGGTGGTGCGGTGCCTTCTTGGCTCACCCGGAAATGCAGAGTGGGGGCCCCGTTTGGGCTGCTTCCTTGTTTTGATTCAAACGCTTTCGTGCGCCCTTttatatttctcttttttttttaataaagaaagGGAGTTGGTGCAAAGTGGCGCATTTAAATCCCTCAATTCCTTTTGCCTTGCTCCCACGCCTCCTCCTAATCAGTAACTTTGTACCACAAGGATTATAACCATCTTACCTAACATGAAATTTAGTTGATGTTTCCCTAAACCCCCCTTCAAGAGAGACGAGATTTAGAAGTATGGGTGtttggtttgaactttgaaccaCATGAATACATGAATGGGGAAGCACCTCTTTACATGGTGGTGGCTGCTAGCGCTCttctccccacccccacccttgGCCACCCTTGGCCGCCCTTCCTTGAGTTTAGAAGTCAACCCCTAGTGGCCTATGGCCTATGGGTCCTCGATAATATATTTCCCaaaaccccccccctcccatcaccaaaataaaaaaaattacatgaatGATGAAGTGGCTAATCAAGATCCATTGATAGATAGGGGACACTCTTTAtagaccacatgtcaaattttatgctaaaaaaaataaatacaaaattttaatataaattaaaGACTATTCAACAAGGGCAGAGGTTTCCCAAGATGTTGGAGTGACCACTTCCCATCCTTGCCCGCACCCCTACCCTTAATACCGGTTCCACCATTATTAAACTTCAATTAAGTATTAAGTTATTGTT includes these proteins:
- the LOC122642627 gene encoding probable serine/threonine-protein kinase PBL16, encoding MGNCWFRWKPSIYRVSSNAKSDSPKNQSPSAIERKEDSKLPSNPEEVEYIRRNSATNPLIAFSFNELRIITDNFRQDYVLGGGGFGSVYKGFITEDLREGLQPLQVAVKVHDGDNSYQGHREWLAEVIFLGQLSHPNLVTLIGYCCEDDHRVLIYEYMPQGSVENNLFSRVLLPLPWSIRMKIAFGAAKGLAFLHEAEKPVIYRDFKTSNILLDLDYNAKLSDFGLAKDGPVGDKTHVSTRIMGTYGYAAPEYIMTGHLTPRSDVYSFGIVLLELLTGRKSLEKFRPAREQNLADWALPLLREKKKVVNIVDPRLEGDYPAKGVHKAAMLVYHCLNRNPKARPLMRDIVDSLEPLQVAVEVPSAAPPSVISNGSPARCTV